The Deinococcus hopiensis KR-140 genome has a window encoding:
- a CDS encoding ROK family transcriptional regulator: protein MTRPPEPKLARERVYAALKQAPGTRPELAQHTGLSIPTVIATVEDLLKCGLVTLEDTPPPGGRGRPAARVRRVPERFTVTALDLGGPSITSGRYDLSGTRLGYAEHGMSHTDLTNDPERNVTRLLGWLREQGQADLSVVSVLGAVNPRDRTLTSVPLAMRSRALEAELTGALGWPVLVENDANLSAWHAWRALGLTPGAPLVFLNFSLGIGIGMVLGGQVYHGATGAAGEVSFAADPSKRGHHAGLIQRLLRHLHAAVPGGNTAQVAALAAAGDRTARRALRAFNADLTNHLTAVAALLDPAAVVLQDIPHAAPALREALRRALSELGLGSDVLVSPLGLLGGLDSAGLYGATHLERDRLTRPIPATAPT from the coding sequence ATGACAAGGCCACCCGAACCCAAACTTGCCCGGGAACGCGTCTATGCGGCCCTGAAACAGGCGCCCGGCACCCGCCCTGAACTTGCTCAGCACACCGGGCTCAGCATTCCCACCGTCATCGCCACCGTCGAGGACCTCCTCAAGTGTGGACTCGTCACCCTGGAGGACACCCCTCCTCCCGGTGGACGTGGTCGGCCCGCCGCTCGCGTCCGACGCGTTCCCGAACGGTTCACCGTCACCGCCCTGGACCTCGGCGGGCCCAGCATCACGTCCGGCCGCTACGACCTGTCTGGCACCCGCCTGGGATACGCCGAACACGGCATGAGCCACACGGACTTGACGAACGATCCCGAACGCAACGTCACCCGGCTGCTCGGGTGGCTGCGCGAGCAGGGGCAGGCGGACCTCTCGGTCGTGAGCGTCCTCGGGGCGGTCAATCCCCGTGACCGCACCCTCACCAGCGTGCCGCTCGCCATGCGCAGCCGCGCGCTGGAAGCCGAACTGACCGGGGCGCTGGGCTGGCCGGTCCTTGTGGAAAACGACGCCAATCTCTCGGCCTGGCACGCCTGGCGCGCGCTGGGGCTCACGCCGGGCGCGCCCCTGGTCTTCCTCAACTTCAGCCTCGGCATCGGGATCGGAATGGTGCTGGGCGGGCAGGTCTACCACGGCGCCACGGGCGCAGCGGGCGAGGTGTCGTTCGCCGCCGATCCCAGCAAACGCGGCCACCACGCGGGGCTCATTCAGCGCCTGCTCCGCCACCTGCACGCGGCAGTTCCCGGGGGCAACACCGCGCAGGTGGCGGCCCTGGCGGCGGCGGGAGACCGGACGGCCCGCCGGGCCCTGCGGGCCTTTAACGCCGACCTCACCAACCACCTCACTGCCGTCGCCGCCCTGCTTGACCCAGCTGCGGTGGTGCTGCAAGACATTCCGCACGCTGCCCCGGCCCTGCGGGAGGCCCTGCGGCGCGCCCTGTCCGAACTTGGCCTCGGCTCCGACGTGCTCGTCAGCCCCCTCGGGCTGCTGGGCGGGCTCGACAGCGCCGGGCTGTACGGGGCCACCCACCTCGAACGTGACCGCCTGACCCGTCCCATCCCGGCCACCGCCCCGACGTAA
- a CDS encoding carbohydrate ABC transporter permease, with product MQARSYSARAAVERPSLQTRWNIFQRRAAPYFFISPFFILFLVFGLFPIVFLAYLSFQEWTPSAGLGTMKFVGWRNYTDNLTDPAFWSSLRNTVSLALLAGLPQHLIAIPLAFAINMGLRKLQGPLTAVYFVPYITSVVAISVTFFTLFSWQYGVVNAGLTALHHLPLIGGLFPAENINWLGERAFIQPAIAMVVVWRFTGWNVVLYLAGLQSISRDLYEAASVDGATRLQQFRFITLPLLRPMMFLAITLTIIGNLQLFEEPFILTNGTGGAGQQGTTAVMYMLRTYQNYGEAGIAAAMGWLLFVVIMVLTFINNRVFGREGVAGKDN from the coding sequence GTGCAAGCCCGTTCTTACTCTGCCCGCGCCGCTGTGGAACGCCCGTCCCTTCAAACCCGCTGGAACATTTTTCAGCGGCGTGCGGCGCCCTACTTTTTTATCAGCCCCTTCTTCATCCTCTTCCTCGTCTTCGGGCTGTTTCCCATTGTGTTTCTCGCGTACCTCTCCTTTCAGGAGTGGACGCCGTCGGCCGGTCTCGGCACGATGAAATTTGTGGGCTGGCGCAACTACACCGACAACCTGACCGATCCTGCGTTCTGGTCGTCGCTGCGCAACACCGTTTCGCTTGCGCTGCTCGCCGGCCTGCCACAACACCTGATCGCCATTCCACTGGCCTTTGCCATCAACATGGGTCTGCGCAAGCTGCAGGGTCCGCTCACCGCCGTGTATTTCGTGCCGTACATCACTTCGGTGGTGGCGATCTCGGTCACGTTCTTCACGCTGTTCAGCTGGCAGTACGGCGTGGTCAACGCGGGCCTTACCGCCCTGCACCACCTGCCCCTGATCGGCGGCCTGTTTCCCGCTGAGAACATCAACTGGCTGGGCGAGCGGGCCTTTATCCAGCCCGCCATCGCGATGGTCGTCGTGTGGCGCTTTACCGGCTGGAACGTCGTGCTGTACCTCGCCGGGCTGCAGTCGATCTCGCGCGACCTGTACGAGGCAGCCTCGGTAGACGGCGCCACCCGGCTGCAGCAGTTCCGCTTCATCACCCTGCCGCTGCTGCGCCCCATGATGTTCCTCGCCATTACCCTGACCATCATCGGCAACCTCCAGCTGTTCGAGGAACCCTTCATTCTGACCAACGGCACGGGCGGCGCGGGCCAGCAGGGCACCACGGCCGTGATGTACATGCTGCGCACCTACCAGAACTACGGTGAGGCGGGCATCGCCGCCGCAATGGGCTGGCTGCTGTTCGTGGTCATCATGGTGCTGACCTTTATCAACAACCGCGTCTTCGGGCGTGAAGGCGTCGCCGGGAAGGACAACTGA
- a CDS encoding glycoside hydrolase family 3 C-terminal domain-containing protein, whose protein sequence is MSPTHSTDIDALLDQLTLEEQVILLAGADFWRTHGVERLGIPPLKVTDGPAGARGGGPLVGGRRTAAFPVGIALGSTWNVPLLREVGEHLAREARDKGAGVLLAPTVNLFRSTLNGRNFESYSEDPFLTGKLGAAYIAGLQSRGVAATVKHYVGNESEYQRGTISSDIPERALRELYLLPFELAVKEGGTWAVMSAYNKVSGTYSSENRRLLTDILRGEWGFDGLVMSDWGGTHSAGESVRAGLDLEMPGPARARASLLREAQEDEATRLAVRAAARNVLRLIERTGTFANSPDVRDEAEREEEYADTRALIRRAGAEGTVLLKNAGLLPLPASTRVAVIGPNASVAQVMGGGSAQMNAHRRVSPLDGLREALGGANVTHAVGCGNDRFLPALGTRVHIEYRRPGQDEVVATEERDGAEVMWFGLPEGVPGDFLASLTSTVTVTAAGLYDLSLISAGLSRLHLDGKTLIDNWDTFAPGSTYFGFGSDEVRARTFLTAGEHVVTAEFTPKAVENGIAAVSALRIGFQQPLPEGSIEEAAALAAEAEVAVVCIGTNGDWETEGVDRWGLTLPGQQDELVRAVARANPNTVVLLQTGGPVLMPWLGDVAGVLQAWFPGQEAGHAVADVLLGRADPGGRLPQTFPTRLEDDPVHPGTPDRQYPGENGHVEYQEGLYIGYRHVDRHALTPLFPFGFGLSYTTFALGAPHLSATVLQPGEPLTVTVPVRNVGARSGQTVVQLYVQDVETTAERPEKELKAFAKAALGPGEAGEVTLTIDMRAFAYFDDARAAWVADAGDFNLLIGQSSADLPVRTTVHLAREWSNPLHTA, encoded by the coding sequence ATGAGCCCCACCCACTCCACTGACATCGACGCCCTGCTGGACCAACTCACCCTGGAGGAGCAGGTTATCCTCCTGGCCGGCGCGGACTTCTGGCGTACCCACGGCGTGGAGCGGCTCGGTATTCCGCCGCTCAAAGTCACCGACGGTCCGGCCGGAGCCCGCGGTGGGGGACCCCTCGTCGGCGGCAGACGCACGGCGGCTTTCCCCGTGGGTATTGCCCTGGGCAGCACCTGGAACGTCCCCCTTCTGCGCGAAGTCGGCGAACACCTCGCGCGTGAAGCGCGGGACAAGGGCGCGGGCGTCTTGCTCGCCCCCACCGTCAACCTGTTTCGCAGCACCCTGAACGGCCGCAATTTCGAGAGCTACAGCGAGGATCCCTTCCTGACGGGCAAACTCGGGGCGGCGTATATCGCGGGCCTGCAGTCCAGGGGTGTGGCCGCCACCGTCAAGCACTACGTCGGCAACGAGAGCGAGTACCAGCGCGGAACCATCAGCAGTGACATTCCGGAACGTGCCCTGCGGGAACTGTACCTGCTGCCGTTCGAACTGGCCGTCAAGGAAGGCGGCACCTGGGCCGTCATGAGCGCCTACAACAAGGTCAGCGGCACCTACAGCAGTGAGAACCGCCGGCTCCTCACCGACATCCTCCGGGGAGAATGGGGCTTTGACGGCCTGGTCATGAGCGACTGGGGCGGGACCCACTCCGCCGGTGAAAGCGTGCGCGCCGGGCTCGACCTCGAGATGCCCGGTCCGGCCCGGGCGCGCGCCTCGCTGCTGCGTGAAGCGCAAGAGGACGAAGCCACTCGCCTCGCCGTACGCGCCGCTGCCCGCAACGTCTTGCGGCTGATCGAGCGCACCGGCACCTTTGCCAACTCACCCGACGTGCGTGACGAGGCCGAGCGCGAGGAGGAGTACGCGGACACCCGCGCCCTGATCCGCCGCGCTGGAGCGGAGGGCACAGTCTTGCTCAAGAATGCCGGGTTGCTTCCCCTGCCCGCCAGTACCCGCGTCGCTGTGATCGGGCCGAATGCGAGCGTGGCGCAGGTCATGGGGGGTGGCAGCGCCCAGATGAACGCCCACCGGCGGGTCAGCCCCCTGGATGGCCTGCGCGAGGCGCTGGGCGGGGCCAATGTGACCCACGCCGTGGGGTGCGGTAACGACAGGTTTCTGCCCGCCCTCGGTACCAGGGTGCACATCGAATACCGCCGCCCCGGCCAGGACGAGGTCGTGGCCACCGAGGAGCGGGACGGAGCCGAGGTGATGTGGTTCGGCCTTCCCGAGGGTGTCCCGGGCGACTTCCTGGCGTCCCTGACCAGCACGGTCACGGTCACCGCTGCCGGTCTGTACGACCTGAGTCTCATCAGTGCCGGTCTGAGTCGTCTTCACCTGGACGGAAAGACGCTGATCGACAACTGGGATACCTTCGCGCCCGGCAGCACCTACTTCGGGTTTGGCAGCGACGAGGTGCGGGCGCGCACCTTCCTCACCGCCGGAGAGCATGTGGTCACCGCCGAATTTACGCCCAAGGCCGTCGAGAACGGCATCGCGGCGGTCAGCGCCCTGCGCATCGGTTTTCAGCAGCCCCTGCCGGAAGGCAGCATCGAGGAGGCCGCCGCCCTCGCAGCGGAGGCGGAGGTGGCCGTGGTCTGCATTGGAACGAACGGCGACTGGGAAACGGAGGGCGTCGACCGCTGGGGGCTGACCCTGCCCGGGCAGCAGGACGAACTCGTCCGGGCTGTGGCCCGGGCCAACCCCAACACGGTGGTGCTGCTCCAGACGGGTGGACCTGTCCTGATGCCCTGGCTGGGCGACGTGGCGGGGGTCTTGCAGGCCTGGTTTCCCGGCCAGGAGGCTGGACACGCCGTGGCGGACGTGCTGCTCGGACGTGCTGACCCCGGCGGGCGCCTGCCGCAGACCTTTCCAACCCGCCTGGAGGACGACCCGGTGCATCCCGGGACGCCGGACCGGCAGTACCCCGGCGAAAATGGCCACGTCGAGTATCAAGAAGGCCTGTACATCGGCTACCGACATGTAGACCGCCACGCCCTCACGCCCCTGTTTCCCTTCGGCTTCGGCCTGTCGTACACCACCTTTGCCCTCGGTGCCCCGCACCTCAGCGCCACCGTTCTTCAGCCGGGCGAGCCGCTTACCGTGACGGTGCCTGTGCGCAACGTGGGTGCGCGCTCCGGGCAGACAGTGGTGCAGCTGTATGTCCAGGACGTGGAAACGACCGCCGAGCGCCCGGAGAAGGAACTCAAGGCTTTCGCCAAGGCGGCCCTTGGACCTGGTGAGGCTGGGGAAGTCACCCTGACCATCGACATGCGCGCCTTCGCGTACTTTGATGATGCCCGCGCAGCCTGGGTGGCAGACGCAGGGGACTTCAACCTGTTGATCGGCCAGAGCAGCGCCGACCTGCCGGTTCGGACCACCGTTCACCTCGCCCGCGAGTGGTCGAACCCGCTCCATACCGCCTGA
- a CDS encoding ABC transporter substrate-binding protein: MKKTLTALTLALIASVASAQKKTITVSVFPDLDTVVKAAIPGFQKTHPDIDIKVVSLAYADHHNALTTALSTGSGAGDVVAVDFGYVARFAEGGGLEDLNKAPYNAGSLKGRFVSYTFPQATFGGRLVAMPTDIGPGTMVYRTDLLAKAGVKPADLNRSWDAYIANGKKVVAANPGTFLIPDASEVAQIYSRTNIPAGQGLYFDAKNNVLVSPTNPRFMNACTLAKSVRDNKLDARAGGAFSPEWTTAFQKGNLATEFSGAWLVGHMQNWLAKDFAGKWNAQQLPGNTFASWGGSFYAIPTQSKNKGDAWEFIKYLTTNRDQQVLAFKTTGAFPALTAANNAPLFNEGVPYLANQKARTLWRTAATRIKPIDVNRLDPVADEIFLAELGNVLDGSKTCQQALTDAKGLIERRARR; encoded by the coding sequence ATGAAAAAGACCCTGACTGCCCTGACCCTCGCCCTCATCGCCAGTGTCGCCAGCGCCCAGAAAAAGACCATTACGGTCAGCGTGTTTCCGGACCTCGATACGGTGGTCAAGGCCGCCATCCCGGGCTTCCAGAAGACCCACCCTGACATCGACATCAAGGTCGTGTCGCTCGCCTACGCCGACCACCACAACGCCCTGACCACCGCCCTGTCCACCGGCAGCGGTGCGGGTGACGTCGTGGCCGTGGACTTCGGCTACGTCGCCCGTTTCGCCGAGGGTGGCGGCCTGGAAGACCTCAACAAGGCCCCCTACAACGCGGGCAGCCTCAAGGGCCGCTTCGTCAGCTACACCTTCCCCCAGGCCACCTTCGGCGGCCGCCTGGTGGCCATGCCCACCGACATCGGCCCAGGCACCATGGTCTACCGCACCGACCTGCTCGCCAAGGCCGGCGTCAAACCCGCTGACCTCAACCGCAGCTGGGACGCCTACATCGCAAACGGCAAGAAGGTCGTGGCCGCCAACCCCGGCACCTTTCTGATTCCCGACGCCTCCGAAGTCGCGCAGATCTACAGCCGCACCAACATCCCCGCAGGCCAGGGCCTGTACTTCGACGCCAAGAACAACGTGCTGGTGTCGCCGACCAACCCCCGCTTCATGAACGCCTGCACGCTGGCCAAGAGCGTGCGCGACAACAAGCTCGACGCCCGCGCAGGCGGCGCGTTCAGCCCCGAGTGGACCACGGCCTTCCAGAAGGGCAACCTGGCCACCGAGTTCTCGGGTGCGTGGCTCGTCGGGCACATGCAGAACTGGCTGGCCAAGGACTTCGCCGGCAAGTGGAACGCGCAGCAGCTGCCGGGCAACACCTTTGCGTCGTGGGGCGGCTCGTTCTACGCCATTCCCACCCAGAGCAAGAACAAGGGCGACGCCTGGGAATTCATCAAGTACCTGACCACCAACCGCGACCAGCAGGTCCTGGCGTTCAAGACCACCGGCGCGTTCCCCGCGCTGACGGCGGCGAACAACGCCCCCCTGTTCAACGAGGGCGTGCCCTACCTGGCAAACCAGAAGGCCCGGACGCTGTGGCGCACGGCGGCCACCCGCATCAAGCCCATCGACGTCAACCGCCTCGACCCCGTGGCCGACGAAATCTTCCTCGCCGAACTGGGCAACGTCCTGGACGGCTCCAAGACCTGCCAGCAGGCCCTGACCGACGCCAAGGGCCTCATCGAGCGCCGCGCTCGCCGCTAA
- a CDS encoding carbohydrate ABC transporter permease has product MTITAPGPAPSGGRRRGISLGRLGTYLLLGLFALLTLAPFYFMFVFATHDRAEIFQLPPPMWFGDDTTRNYQNLLERVPFWRSLWNSAYLAVVSTATTLFFCSLAGFAFAMYSFKGREFLFNIVLVTMLIPTALNLVPYALIMQGLGWIDKPRALWVPGMAGALGIFMMRQYIGSAIPRELMEAARIDGETEFGIYRRIIMPLSTPVLGTLGLITFIGSWNSFVAPLIIFRSTETQTAPLLLRSLQAVANTDWGALMVGVVLTVLPLLVVFIFASRQLIDGLTAGSTKG; this is encoded by the coding sequence ATGACGATCACTGCTCCCGGCCCAGCTCCCTCAGGCGGACGTCGCCGCGGCATTTCCCTGGGCCGCCTGGGAACGTACCTGCTGCTGGGCCTGTTCGCTCTGCTGACGCTCGCGCCCTTTTACTTCATGTTTGTGTTCGCCACGCACGACCGCGCCGAGATCTTCCAGCTGCCGCCGCCCATGTGGTTCGGAGACGACACCACCCGGAACTACCAAAATCTGCTGGAGCGCGTGCCCTTCTGGCGCAGCCTGTGGAACAGCGCGTATCTCGCCGTTGTATCGACCGCGACGACCCTGTTCTTCTGCTCGCTGGCGGGCTTCGCCTTCGCGATGTACTCCTTCAAGGGCCGCGAGTTCCTGTTCAACATCGTGCTCGTCACCATGCTGATCCCCACGGCCCTGAACCTGGTTCCCTACGCGCTGATCATGCAGGGCCTGGGCTGGATCGACAAACCCCGCGCGCTGTGGGTGCCTGGCATGGCCGGAGCCCTGGGCATCTTCATGATGCGGCAGTACATCGGCTCGGCCATTCCGCGCGAACTGATGGAAGCCGCCCGCATCGACGGCGAGACCGAGTTCGGCATCTACCGCCGCATCATCATGCCGCTGAGCACGCCGGTGTTGGGCACCCTGGGTCTGATCACCTTCATCGGGTCCTGGAACAGCTTCGTCGCCCCGCTGATCATCTTCCGCTCCACCGAGACGCAGACCGCGCCCCTGCTGCTGCGCAGCCTGCAGGCCGTCGCCAACACCGACTGGGGTGCCCTGATGGTGGGCGTGGTGCTGACGGTGCTCCCGCTGCTGGTGGTCTTTATCTTCGCGTCGCGGCAGCTGATTGACGGCCT
- a CDS encoding carboxylesterase/lipase family protein, giving the protein MNTPPPAAPPFPQVQTRSGVLEGALDPARNVMAFLGIPFAAPPTGERRWREPQPPTSWVGVRPARTFGPRPMQRPVFGDMNFRSPGMSEDCLYLNVWAPAEPGAGGRPVLVYFYGGGNIAGDSSEPRYDGSALAERGILVVTVNSRLNVFGFLAHPELSRELPHGASGNLGYLDQVEALRWVQANIAAFGGDPARVTIAGESAGSVAVSAHLVSPLSKDLLAGAIGSSGSILGAMPPVPLGQAEAAGAAFAAHLKAPSLAALRDLDAGTLLEATALPHAPAWTATLDGFFLPDDPAALYVTGQQARVPLLVGWNSEEMNHDWLLRGEAPTPGAFARALRLRFGDRADALLQVYPATTDEEAAQAATDLASDLFIGHSTWRWAELHRATSGQPVFRYLYAHPRPPMSPAVQHKVPGLAGGLMDRQDADLPALPTPRGAVHSADIEYFMGNLSTNEVYAWSAQDTALSDLMQACYVQFVKAGDPNRPGLPQWPPFSAGSEEAVMHLDVRPEAGPEIHRERHLLLEAVQGQEPLNGKET; this is encoded by the coding sequence TTGAACACCCCACCTCCAGCGGCCCCCCCTTTTCCCCAGGTTCAGACCCGCTCCGGCGTGCTGGAAGGCGCCCTGGACCCCGCGCGGAACGTCATGGCCTTTCTCGGTATTCCCTTTGCCGCGCCGCCCACCGGCGAGCGGCGCTGGCGGGAACCGCAACCGCCCACGTCCTGGGTGGGGGTACGGCCTGCCCGAACCTTCGGACCCCGCCCCATGCAGCGCCCCGTGTTCGGGGACATGAATTTCAGGTCCCCCGGCATGAGCGAGGACTGCCTGTACCTCAACGTCTGGGCTCCCGCCGAACCCGGCGCCGGTGGACGTCCGGTCCTCGTGTATTTCTACGGGGGCGGAAATATCGCCGGGGACAGCTCCGAGCCCCGGTACGACGGCTCGGCCCTCGCCGAACGGGGCATCCTCGTCGTCACGGTCAATTCGCGTCTGAACGTCTTTGGATTTCTGGCCCACCCGGAACTCAGCCGGGAATTGCCGCACGGCGCGTCGGGCAATCTCGGTTACCTCGATCAGGTCGAGGCCCTGCGCTGGGTGCAGGCGAACATCGCGGCGTTCGGCGGCGATCCGGCCCGCGTCACCATCGCTGGAGAATCGGCCGGGTCTGTCGCGGTGAGCGCGCATCTGGTGTCTCCCCTCTCAAAAGACCTTCTGGCGGGCGCCATCGGTTCCAGCGGCTCCATTCTGGGTGCCATGCCGCCGGTGCCGCTCGGTCAGGCCGAAGCGGCCGGAGCGGCCTTCGCTGCACACCTGAAGGCTCCGTCTCTCGCAGCGTTGCGCGACCTGGACGCCGGGACGCTTCTGGAAGCCACCGCCCTCCCGCACGCGCCGGCATGGACCGCGACGCTCGACGGCTTCTTTCTGCCGGACGACCCGGCGGCCCTGTACGTGACGGGGCAGCAGGCGAGAGTTCCGCTGCTGGTCGGCTGGAATTCCGAAGAAATGAACCACGACTGGCTTCTGCGGGGCGAGGCGCCGACACCCGGAGCGTTTGCCCGTGCCCTACGGCTGCGCTTCGGTGACCGGGCAGACGCGCTTCTCCAGGTTTACCCAGCAACGACGGACGAGGAAGCGGCGCAGGCCGCGACCGATCTGGCGAGTGACCTGTTCATCGGCCACAGCACATGGCGCTGGGCCGAACTGCACCGCGCCACCAGCGGCCAGCCGGTGTTCCGGTACCTGTACGCCCACCCCCGGCCGCCCATGTCTCCGGCAGTTCAGCACAAGGTCCCGGGCCTGGCGGGCGGCTTGATGGACAGGCAGGACGCTGACCTGCCCGCACTGCCCACCCCGCGCGGCGCGGTTCACTCTGCGGATATCGAGTACTTCATGGGCAACCTCTCGACGAACGAGGTCTACGCCTGGTCAGCGCAGGACACGGCGCTGTCCGACCTGATGCAGGCCTGCTACGTCCAATTCGTCAAAGCTGGAGATCCCAATCGGCCGGGTTTGCCGCAGTGGCCACCGTTCAGCGCCGGAAGTGAAGAGGCCGTCATGCACCTCGACGTCCGCCCAGAGGCAGGCCCTGAAATTCACCGCGAGCGCCACCTGCTGCTGGAAGCGGTGCAGGGTCAGGAACCACTGAACGGCAAGGAGACTTGA
- a CDS encoding LacI family DNA-binding transcriptional regulator — protein MESTVTLAQVARAAGVSASTVSRILNGTAKVSAEKREAVERTLAQLNYQPNVLARSLASGKTMSIGVLTQDISSPFYGDVLRGIERGLTNSGYHPVVISGHWRAQEEVEAIDFLVSRKVDAMIVLGGVAPDEQLQQVASYMPLVALGRSVPGLTQQCLRLDNFAGGYLATKHLIDLGHRTIAHIAGMPTHRDAQDRLAGYRAALEEARLTFDPELVLEGDFLEQSGFLAATRLIDSRKMFTGVFVANDQMAYGARLALYRRGLRVPEDISLVAFDDLPSSTFTTPPLTTVRQPTFDMGLAAATCLLRMLRGAPSWLPPMGPELVVRESTTRRRG, from the coding sequence ATGGAATCGACTGTGACACTCGCGCAAGTGGCACGTGCTGCCGGCGTTTCGGCCAGCACGGTCTCACGGATCCTGAACGGCACGGCTAAGGTCAGCGCCGAGAAGAGGGAAGCCGTGGAACGAACCCTGGCGCAGTTGAACTATCAGCCCAACGTGCTCGCTCGCAGCCTCGCGAGTGGCAAGACCATGAGCATCGGCGTCCTGACCCAGGACATCTCCAGTCCGTTTTATGGAGACGTGCTCCGCGGTATCGAGCGTGGCCTGACCAACAGCGGGTATCACCCGGTGGTGATCAGCGGTCACTGGCGCGCTCAGGAGGAAGTGGAAGCGATAGACTTTCTGGTTTCGCGCAAGGTGGACGCCATGATTGTGCTGGGGGGCGTCGCGCCCGACGAGCAGTTGCAGCAGGTGGCGTCGTATATGCCGCTGGTGGCGCTGGGCCGCAGTGTTCCCGGGTTGACCCAACAGTGCCTCCGTCTCGATAACTTTGCAGGTGGGTACCTCGCCACCAAGCACCTGATCGACCTGGGACACCGCACCATCGCCCACATCGCCGGAATGCCGACCCACCGCGACGCCCAGGACCGGCTGGCCGGATACCGCGCTGCACTGGAAGAAGCCCGGCTCACCTTCGACCCCGAACTGGTGCTGGAGGGCGACTTCCTGGAGCAGTCTGGCTTTCTCGCCGCGACGCGGCTCATCGACAGCCGCAAGATGTTCACCGGCGTTTTCGTGGCGAACGACCAGATGGCCTACGGCGCGCGGCTCGCCCTGTACCGGCGGGGGCTGAGGGTTCCGGAAGACATTTCCCTGGTGGCCTTCGACGACCTCCCCAGCTCGACCTTCACCACCCCGCCGCTCACGACGGTCCGGCAGCCCACCTTCGATATGGGCCTGGCCGCCGCCACTTGCCTGCTCCGGATGCTGCGCGGCGCTCCGTCCTGGCTGCCCCCCATGGGTCCTGAACTCGTCGTTCGGGAGTCCACCACCCGCAGGCGCGGCTGA